Within the Bradyrhizobium ottawaense genome, the region GCATCCATGTCGGTGTCGATGTGCTGATCAACCGGCTCAACGATCGCTGGCGCAAGGTCACCATCCTGTTCGGCCTGATGGGCGGCGCGCTGTTCACGGCGATCGTCGGCACCATGGGCGCCAAATTCGTCATCGAATTGATGTCGACCGACCAGACCTCGCCCGACCTGGAGATACCGAGCTGGATCGTCTACGCCTGCATTCCGCTCGGCTCGTATCTGATGTGCTTCCGCTTTCTCCAGGTGGTGTGGACCTACTGGCGGACCGACGAACTGCCGCATCATGACGCCACCCATGTCGATGGCGTCGAAACCAGCAAGACCGCGCCGATCGCGCTCGGAGAAGCGTGATGAGCGCCGCCATTATTTTCGGACTGCTGTTCGCGCTGATGCTGACCGGCATGCCGATCTCGATTTCGCTCGGCCTCACCGTGCTGACATTCCTGTTCACGATGACACAGGTGCCGATCGAAAGCGTCGGCCTGAAACTGTTTTCGGGCCTCGACAATTTCGGCATCATGGCGATCCCGTTCTTCATCCTGGCCGGCACCTTCCTGACCCGTGGCGGCGTGGCGCGGCGGATGATCGCGTTCACGACTTCGCTGGTCGGACATTTCCCGGGCGGTCTCGGTCTCGCCGGCGTCGCGGCCTGTGCGATGTTCGCCGCGATCTCCGGATCGAGCGTGGCCACGGTGGTGGCGATCGGCTCGATCATGATGCCGGCAATGGTCGAGCATGGCTATCCGCGCCGGTTCGGCGTCGGCGTGATCGCGACCTCAGGCGCGCTCGGCATCCTGGTCCCACCCTCGATCATTCTCGTGCTGTACGGGGTCTCCACCAATACCTCGATCGGCGCGCTGTTCATGGCCGGCATCGTGCCCGGCATCATTCTCGCGCTGATGCTCGCCGCGGTGACCTTCGTTGTCGCGCTGCGCAACGGCTATCCGAAGATGCCGAAGGCCAGCCTCGGCCAGCAATGGACCGCGTTCCGTGAAAGCCTCTGGGGCCTGCTGCTGATCGGTATCGTGCTCGGCGGCATCTATGGCGGCATCTTCACGCCGACGGAAGCGGCTGCAGTTGCCGCGGTCTATGCCTTCTTCATCACGGTGTTCGTCTACAAGGAACTGAAGCTCACGGAAGTGCCGAGGGTGCTGCTGCAGGCCGCGAGCATGAGCTCGATGCTGCTCTACATCATTACCAACGCGGTGCTGTTCTCATTCCTGATGACGTCGGAGCAGATCCCGCAGGAGATGGCGGCGTGGATCATCGACAAGAATTTCTCGATCTGGATGTTCCTGCTGGTCGTCAACATCATCCTGCTGCTGGCCGGCAACGTGATGGATCCGTCGTCGATCCTCCTGATCATGGCGCCGATCCTGTTTCCGCTGGCGACCAAGCTCGGCATCCATCCGGTTCATTTGGGCGTGCTGATGATCGTCAACACCGAGGTCGGATTGTGTCATCCGCCGGTCGGCCTAAACCTCTACATCGCCAGCAGTATCGCCAAGATGGGGATCAGCGAGATCACGATCGCGGTGCTGCCGTGGCTGTGCGCGATGCTGGTCTTCCTCGGGCTGATCACCTATGTGCCCGAAATATCGCTGTGGTTGCCGCGGCTGCTCGGAATGATCTAGATTTTGCCGCAGTTGGCCATCCCTTGCGAAGGATCGGCATTGCGGTGGATCAAAACGGCGTCACATTACATCTTGGTAAGAGCGAGCTCTCTTTCCAAGAGTTAAGTTGAACCCCGGCCGATGTGGGCCCATCTTCAGGCAACCTTTACAGGAGGTTCGCATGAGAAAGTTCACCATCGCCGCGGTTGCCGTACTCGCGATCGCCGGTTCGACTGCCGTCTACGCCCAGCACCGTCATTGGTCCTACGGACACATGCGGATGAATCCGGAGGACAGGGCGGCGTTCGCCGATGCGCGGATCGCAGCCGTTCATGCCGGGCTGAAGCTTTCGGCCGATCAGGAAAAGCTGTGGCCGCCGGTGGAAGCCGCGGTGAAGGAATTTGCAAAACTGCGGATCGATCGCGCCAATGCGCGGATGAATTCGGAGAAGGACGACTCCAGCCAGCAGAAGCCGGACGACCCGGTCGCGCGCTTGCGCGAACGCGCCGACAACATGGCAACCTCGGCTGTGGCCATGAAGAAAATCGCCGATGCCGCCGACCCGCTCTACAAGACGCTGGATGACGGCCAGAAGCGCCGCCTTGCCGTGCTGACCCACATGGAACACCGGTTCGGCGGCGGCGAAGGCTGGCGCCATCACGACGGCATGGGGCCGGGCGGCATGGGCCCGGACCGCGGCTTTGACCGTGACCGCGACGATGGCGGCCGGGGTCGCGGACTTGATCGGAATCGCTACGACCGCGACGGCGGCCCGGATCGGGGCGGCCCCGAGCGGCTCTAGGCAGCAGCTTTCGGCGTGTCGACCCCGGTAACGGCGGAAGCCGCTGAAATTCAGCGGCTTTTTGCCGTTCCGGGGGCTCGCCAAAGGCCGGGAAAACTCATCCCGGCTTGCTGGACATCGCGGAGTCGCTTTGCTAAACGACGCCCTCTTGCAGGGCTTCTCCGGACCAAGATCCGGGCGCATAGCTCAGTTGGTAGAGCAGATGACTCTTAATCATCGGGTCCCAGGTTCGAGCCCTGGTGCGCCCACCAAGCCTTTCAAGAACTTAGCGGTCTGAAAAACGCGCGAACCAGCCGCGGTTTGCTTCAGTATCGCCGCTTCTCTCCATCAGCTTCATCCACATCAGCCAGTCCACCGGCTTCGTCCGCGCGAAAAGACCCTTGAAGCCTGAAAACGCCGGTGCTATTATTAGAACGGTCAGTCGGATTATTTTTAGACAAACCTCAGGTCTCCGCGAAGAGAGCCCGGGCCAGCCATGGGAGATGCAGCGATGAACGTCGTGCCGCGCGCGTCACAGTGGGGCGAATTGATCCGGCCGGACCGGGTGCACGGCTCGCTCTACAGCGACCCCGCGATCTTCGAAGCCGAACTGCAGAACATCTGGTACCGGACCTGGGTCTATGTCGGGCACGAGAGCGAGGTGCCCAACGCCAACGACTACGTCGTCAAGTCGATCGGCCCGCAATCGGTGATCATGACCCGGGACGAGCAGGGCAAGGTCAACCTCCTGCTCAATCGCTGCTCGCATCGCGGCAACCAGGTCTGTTCCTACGACAAGGGCAACGCGCGTTCCTTCACATGCCCGTTTCACTCCTGGACCTTCGCCAACGACGGCAGGCTGGTCGGCTACGCGTTTCCCGACGGCTATGAAGGCCAGGACAAGTCGAAGCTTTCGCTCGGCCGCGTGACGCGGGTTCAGTCCTATCGCGGTTTCGTGTTCGGCTCGTTCGCCGCCGAAGGCCCGACGCTGGAAGAGCATCTCGGCGGCGCGGCCGAGACCATCGACCGGCTGGTTCGGTTCTCGCCGGAGGGCGAAGTCGAGGTAACGGCCGGCTTCCTCAAGCATCGCGTCAAGGCCAACTGGAAATTCATCCTGGAGAACGAATGCGACGGCTATCATCCGGCCTTCGTGCATTCCTCGATCTTCGGCGTGGCCGACAGCGCGATCGGCAAGCTCTATGGCGGCGCGTCGACCGCGGTGACGCGCGACTACGGCAACGGCCATACCGAGATCGACCTGCGGCCCGAATTCCGCAAGCGCGACGCGCCGATGAGCTGGTTCGGCACCACCGAAGCGCGGTTGCCAGATTATACCGCGCGGATGAAGGCCGCCTATGGCGACCAGACCGCGCGCGAGATCATGATCGACGGCTCGCCGCATGTGATGATCTTTCCGAACCTGTTCATTGCCGAAATTCAGATGTTTGTGATCCAGCCGCTCGCGGTTGATGACAGCGTGCAGCATGTCACGGCGCTGCAGTTCAAGGGCGCGCCCGACATGAACCGGCGGCTGCGCCAGCAGACCATGGGTTCGGTCGGCCCGGCCGGCCTGCTGCTCGCGGACGATTCGGAAATGTACGAGCGCTGCCATCGCGGTGTGCTGGCGCGCAATCCGGAATGGATATTCCTCGGCCGCGGCGAACGGCGCGAGCGTCAGGACGACCTCGGATTCAAGGTCGGCCATGTCACCGACGAAGTCCCGTCGCGCGGCATCTGGAGCCATTATCGCCGGCTGATGGAGGCGGTGTGATGCTGTCGCGCGAAAGCAGCGCTACCCTAATGAGCGCCGTGACGGCCTTCATCTACAAGGAAGCACGGTTCCAGGACGAGCACCAATACGAGGCCTGGGAGGCGCTTTGGACCGATGACGGCATCTATTGGGTGCCGGCCAATGGCGACGATATCGATCCCGAACAGCAGATGTCGATCATCTACGACAACCGCTCGCGGATTACGCTTCGCATCAAGCAGTTGCTGACCGGCAAGCGCCACACCCAGACGCCGCAATCGCGGCTGCGGCGCCTGGTATCCAACATCGAATTGATGGACCAACAGCCGGGCGGCGATATTTCGGTCGCGAGCAACTGCCTTGTGTTCGAATCCAGCCTGCGCGACGACACCGTCTGGGCCGCGCGCAACGAATACCGGCTGCGCTATGTCGATGGTGAACTGCGGATGGCGTACAAGAAGGTGATCCTGGTCAACAACGAGAAAGCGCTGTTTACGCTCTCGTTCCTCATCTAGAGCGTTTTCAAGTGAAGTGGGTACCGGTTCACGTAAAGAAAACGCGTCAAAACAAAGTGGGCGGAAACAAGCCATGATCGACAAGGGACCTGTGCTGCTCGATATCGCCGACGGCATCGCGCGGCTGCGCCTCAACCGCCCGGATGCGGCCAACGGCATGAGCGCCGAACTCTTGAGCGCGCTATGCGACGCCATCATGGTCTGCCACGGCCAACCGGACCTGCGCGTGCTGCTGCTGAGCGGCGAAGGCACGAACTTCTGCGCCGGCGGCGATGTCAGGGCGTTTGCATCGAAGGGCGAAAAACTGCCCGACTATATCCGGCAGGCCACCGCCTACCTGCAGAACGCGGTGACCGGGCTGTTGCGGCTCGAGGCCCCCGTCGTCACCTCGGTTCAGGGGTTTGCCGCCGGTGGCGGCGGTTTTGGTCTGGTCTGCGCCTCCGATATCGTCATCGCCGGCGAGTCCGCCAAATTTCTGGCGGGCGCGACGCGGGTCGCGATGGCGCCCGACGCCGGTGTGTCTGTCACACTGTCGCGGCTGGTCGGCTTGCGCCGCGCGATGTCGATCCTGTTGACCAATCCGGTGATCTCGGCGCCCGAGGCGCTGGCGATGGGTATCGTCACCAAGGTGGTTCCAGATGCCGACCTTGCGGAAGCATCACTCGCGATGGCGCGGGAACTGGCGGATGGCGCGCCGAAGGCCTTGGCCGCGACCAAGCGGCTGGTCTGGGCCGGGACGGCGCTCAGCATCGAGCAGTGCCTGTCGGAAGAGGCGCGCACCGTATCCGAACTGTCCGGGATGGCCGACGCGCGCGAAGGTCTGGCCGCCGTCATCGAGCGCCGCAAACCGAAGTTTACGGGACGCTGACGATGCCAGCCGCTGGCACCCGGCCTTTCGGGCGGCTCGATGGCCGTAGCGCCTTCGTTTCCGGTGGCGCGAAAGGCATTGGTGCGGCGATCGCGCGAAGTTTTACCGAGGCCGGCGCCCGCGTCGTGATCGCGGATCTCGATATCGAAACCGCGACCGTTCTTGCAGCGCAGATCGGTGCGACCGCGGTACGTCTCGATGTCAGCGACGCCGGCATGGTGCAGGCGATCATGTCGCAGCACGGGCCGTTCGATATCGTCGTCAACAATGCCGGCGTTGACCAGCATGCGTTCTTCACCGAGACCACGCCGGAAGATTGGGCGAGGTTGCTCGCGGTCAACCTGGTCTCGGTCTTTGCCTGTACCCACGCCGTGTTGCCGTCGATGCAGGCCGCCGGCTTCGGACGCATCATCAACATCACTTCGGAGGCGGCGCGGCTGGGCTCCAAGGGCGGCGCGGTCTATTCGGCGGCCAAGGGCGGCGTGATCGCCTTCACCAAGAGCATCGCGCGCGAAAACGCACGCTTCGGGATCACAGCCAATTCGATCGCGCCGGGACCGATCCGGACGCCGATGCTGGAAGCGGCCGTCGCCAAGGGCGGCGACAAGATCCTGCACGCGATGACCGATGCCA harbors:
- a CDS encoding TRAP transporter large permease, which codes for MSAAIIFGLLFALMLTGMPISISLGLTVLTFLFTMTQVPIESVGLKLFSGLDNFGIMAIPFFILAGTFLTRGGVARRMIAFTTSLVGHFPGGLGLAGVAACAMFAAISGSSVATVVAIGSIMMPAMVEHGYPRRFGVGVIATSGALGILVPPSIILVLYGVSTNTSIGALFMAGIVPGIILALMLAAVTFVVALRNGYPKMPKASLGQQWTAFRESLWGLLLIGIVLGGIYGGIFTPTEAAAVAAVYAFFITVFVYKELKLTEVPRVLLQAASMSSMLLYIITNAVLFSFLMTSEQIPQEMAAWIIDKNFSIWMFLLVVNIILLLAGNVMDPSSILLIMAPILFPLATKLGIHPVHLGVLMIVNTEVGLCHPPVGLNLYIASSIAKMGISEITIAVLPWLCAMLVFLGLITYVPEISLWLPRLLGMI
- a CDS encoding SDR family NAD(P)-dependent oxidoreductase, with translation MPAAGTRPFGRLDGRSAFVSGGAKGIGAAIARSFTEAGARVVIADLDIETATVLAAQIGATAVRLDVSDAGMVQAIMSQHGPFDIVVNNAGVDQHAFFTETTPEDWARLLAVNLVSVFACTHAVLPSMQAAGFGRIINITSEAARLGSKGGAVYSAAKGGVIAFTKSIARENARFGITANSIAPGPIRTPMLEAAVAKGGDKILHAMTDATLLQRLGEPEEIAAAVRFLASDQAAYITGETIGVSGGMGLGG
- a CDS encoding enoyl-CoA hydratase/isomerase family protein; the encoded protein is MIDKGPVLLDIADGIARLRLNRPDAANGMSAELLSALCDAIMVCHGQPDLRVLLLSGEGTNFCAGGDVRAFASKGEKLPDYIRQATAYLQNAVTGLLRLEAPVVTSVQGFAAGGGGFGLVCASDIVIAGESAKFLAGATRVAMAPDAGVSVTLSRLVGLRRAMSILLTNPVISAPEALAMGIVTKVVPDADLAEASLAMARELADGAPKALAATKRLVWAGTALSIEQCLSEEARTVSELSGMADAREGLAAVIERRKPKFTGR
- a CDS encoding aromatic-ring-hydroxylating dioxygenase subunit beta, whose protein sequence is MLSRESSATLMSAVTAFIYKEARFQDEHQYEAWEALWTDDGIYWVPANGDDIDPEQQMSIIYDNRSRITLRIKQLLTGKRHTQTPQSRLRRLVSNIELMDQQPGGDISVASNCLVFESSLRDDTVWAARNEYRLRYVDGELRMAYKKVILVNNEKALFTLSFLI
- a CDS encoding aromatic ring-hydroxylating oxygenase subunit alpha gives rise to the protein MNVVPRASQWGELIRPDRVHGSLYSDPAIFEAELQNIWYRTWVYVGHESEVPNANDYVVKSIGPQSVIMTRDEQGKVNLLLNRCSHRGNQVCSYDKGNARSFTCPFHSWTFANDGRLVGYAFPDGYEGQDKSKLSLGRVTRVQSYRGFVFGSFAAEGPTLEEHLGGAAETIDRLVRFSPEGEVEVTAGFLKHRVKANWKFILENECDGYHPAFVHSSIFGVADSAIGKLYGGASTAVTRDYGNGHTEIDLRPEFRKRDAPMSWFGTTEARLPDYTARMKAAYGDQTAREIMIDGSPHVMIFPNLFIAEIQMFVIQPLAVDDSVQHVTALQFKGAPDMNRRLRQQTMGSVGPAGLLLADDSEMYERCHRGVLARNPEWIFLGRGERRERQDDLGFKVGHVTDEVPSRGIWSHYRRLMEAV
- a CDS encoding TRAP transporter small permease — translated: MLRILDRLEEILISTLMGAATLLIFVAVVHRFGTGIPFLYPYLIQIHIAWTQELCIYMFIWMAKFGAAYGVRTGIHVGVDVLINRLNDRWRKVTILFGLMGGALFTAIVGTMGAKFVIELMSTDQTSPDLEIPSWIVYACIPLGSYLMCFRFLQVVWTYWRTDELPHHDATHVDGVETSKTAPIALGEA
- a CDS encoding Spy/CpxP family protein refolding chaperone, whose amino-acid sequence is MRKFTIAAVAVLAIAGSTAVYAQHRHWSYGHMRMNPEDRAAFADARIAAVHAGLKLSADQEKLWPPVEAAVKEFAKLRIDRANARMNSEKDDSSQQKPDDPVARLRERADNMATSAVAMKKIADAADPLYKTLDDGQKRRLAVLTHMEHRFGGGEGWRHHDGMGPGGMGPDRGFDRDRDDGGRGRGLDRNRYDRDGGPDRGGPERL